The Georgenia sp. TF02-10 genome window below encodes:
- a CDS encoding DUF3000 domain-containing protein — MTGDRVAPPDFETALLSLRGHRLRPELRLEEVPAPTRIAPYALALTGEVNTDVRGRDPDALLGHGRFVVLHEPAGQDAWHGTFRVVVMAKARLEPELGADPLLGEVGWAWLTDSLREAGAGYHHLSGTVTRVLSETFGGLELRGGDVEIEIRASWTPVTTDLGPHLLAWAALTCAAAGLEPLPENVTMLTPRG; from the coding sequence GTGACCGGCGACCGGGTGGCCCCACCCGACTTCGAGACCGCGCTGCTCAGCCTGCGCGGGCACCGGCTGCGGCCCGAGCTGCGGCTGGAGGAGGTCCCGGCCCCCACCCGGATCGCGCCCTACGCCCTGGCGCTGACCGGCGAGGTCAACACCGACGTCCGCGGCCGCGACCCGGACGCGCTGCTCGGCCACGGGCGGTTCGTCGTCCTGCACGAGCCCGCCGGGCAGGACGCCTGGCACGGGACCTTCCGCGTCGTCGTCATGGCCAAGGCCCGGCTCGAGCCCGAGCTGGGCGCGGACCCGCTGCTGGGCGAGGTGGGCTGGGCCTGGCTCACCGACTCCCTGCGCGAGGCCGGCGCCGGCTACCACCACCTCTCCGGCACCGTCACCCGGGTGCTCTCCGAGACGTTCGGCGGGCTGGAGCTGCGCGGCGGCGACGTCGAGATCGAGATCCGGGCCTCGTGGACCCCGGTCACCACCGACCTCGGCCCCCATCTGCTCGCCTGGGCCGCGCTCACCTGCGCCGCCGCCGGGCTTGAGCCGCTGCCGGAGAACGTCACCATGCTCACCCCCCGCGGCTGA
- a CDS encoding ABC transporter ATP-binding protein, with product MIETRSLTKRYGRTVVVDDVSLTLPAGGVTSIIGANGAGKSTVLSMISRLLQMDGGTVSVDGLDVSKTPSRELATRLSILRQDNHLAVRLTVQDLVAFGRYPHSRGRLTLEDRRHVAAAMDYLELGPLAGRYLDELSGGQRQRAFVAMVLCQDTDYVLMDEPLNNLDMRHAVTMMKLLRRTADELGKTVVLVVHDINFASCYSDHIVAMKDGRVLCQGGPEEIIDTDRLREVFDMDVAVQVVDGRRIGVYYG from the coding sequence GTGATCGAGACCCGTTCCCTGACCAAGCGGTACGGGCGGACGGTCGTCGTCGACGACGTCTCCCTCACCCTGCCGGCCGGCGGGGTGACGTCCATCATCGGCGCCAACGGGGCGGGGAAGTCCACCGTGCTGTCGATGATCTCCCGGCTGCTGCAGATGGACGGCGGCACGGTGAGCGTGGACGGCCTGGACGTCTCCAAGACCCCGTCCCGGGAGCTGGCGACCCGGCTGTCCATCCTGCGCCAGGACAACCACCTCGCCGTCCGGCTGACCGTGCAGGACCTGGTGGCGTTCGGGCGCTACCCGCACTCCCGGGGGCGGCTGACGCTGGAGGACCGCCGGCACGTGGCCGCGGCGATGGACTACCTCGAGCTGGGCCCGCTGGCCGGGCGGTACCTCGACGAGCTCTCCGGCGGGCAGCGGCAGCGGGCGTTCGTGGCCATGGTGCTGTGCCAGGACACCGACTACGTCCTGATGGACGAGCCGCTGAACAACCTGGACATGCGGCACGCGGTGACGATGATGAAGCTGCTCCGCCGCACCGCCGACGAGCTGGGCAAGACGGTCGTGCTGGTGGTCCACGACATCAACTTCGCCTCGTGCTACTCCGACCACATCGTGGCGATGAAGGACGGCCGGGTGCTGTGCCAGGGCGGTCCGGAGGAGATCATCGACACCGACCGGCTGCGGGAGGTGTTCGACATGGACGTCGCGGTCCAGGTCGTCGACGGGCGGCGGATCGGGGTGTACTACGGCTGA
- the treZ gene encoding malto-oligosyltrehalose trehalohydrolase, with product MSGAAPTGPGSAGRGPAAPPTVWAPAATAVALVTGGRDHPMHPRPGGWWQAAAPLPPGTDYAFRLDGGPALPDPRSPWQPAGVHGPSRTFDPAAHAWGDAGWAGRSSLGAVVYELHVGTFSAAGTFDGALAHLDHLVDLGVDMVELMPVAAFPGTHGWGYDGVALYAVHEAYGGPAGLQRFVDACHQRGLTVCLDVVYNHLGPSGNYLGAYGPYFTDRHHTPWGSAVNLDGPDAGPVRAFVIENALRWLRDFHVDALRLDAVHALLDDSPRHLLAELADAVADLAETVGRPLSLIAESDRNDPRTVAPTAVGGLGMTAQWADDVHHALHAYLTGERHGYYTDFGAPETLSRALTEVFVHAGTFSTFRGRDWGAPVPPEVDGRRFVVFAQDHDQVGNRALGDRPSAVLDDGQLAAAAALVLLAPYTPMLFMGEEWGARTPFQYFTDHAEPELAAAVREGRTAEFGAHGWAELYGGDVTVPDPQSPATVAASRLDWAEPAEPRGERLLGWYRDLIALRRAEPDLASGDRSATAADVSEESVLLRRGSFLVAAPTGDGGQTLPLPGGADVVLAFGGAEVRDGQVVLDRHAVAVLRLR from the coding sequence ATGAGCGGCGCCGCGCCCACCGGCCCGGGGTCTGCCGGTCGCGGGCCCGCCGCCCCGCCGACCGTGTGGGCGCCGGCCGCGACCGCCGTCGCCCTGGTCACCGGCGGGCGGGACCACCCGATGCACCCCCGGCCCGGCGGCTGGTGGCAGGCGGCCGCGCCGCTGCCGCCGGGCACCGACTACGCCTTCCGGCTCGACGGCGGCCCGGCGCTGCCCGACCCCCGCAGCCCCTGGCAGCCGGCCGGGGTGCACGGGCCCTCGCGCACCTTCGACCCCGCCGCGCACGCCTGGGGGGACGCCGGCTGGGCCGGGCGCTCGAGCCTGGGCGCGGTGGTCTACGAGCTGCACGTGGGGACCTTCTCCGCCGCGGGCACCTTCGACGGCGCGCTGGCCCACCTGGACCACCTCGTCGACCTCGGCGTGGACATGGTCGAGCTGATGCCGGTGGCCGCCTTCCCCGGCACGCACGGCTGGGGGTACGACGGGGTGGCCCTGTACGCGGTGCACGAGGCCTACGGCGGGCCGGCCGGGCTGCAGCGCTTCGTCGACGCCTGCCACCAGCGCGGCCTAACGGTGTGCCTGGACGTGGTCTACAACCACCTCGGGCCGTCCGGGAACTACCTCGGCGCGTACGGGCCGTACTTCACCGACCGCCACCACACCCCGTGGGGCAGCGCGGTCAACCTCGACGGCCCCGACGCCGGCCCGGTGCGGGCCTTCGTCATCGAGAACGCGCTGCGCTGGCTGCGGGACTTCCACGTCGATGCCCTGCGGCTGGACGCCGTCCACGCCCTGCTCGACGACTCCCCGCGGCACCTGCTCGCCGAGCTCGCCGACGCCGTCGCGGACCTGGCCGAGACGGTGGGCCGGCCGCTGTCGCTCATCGCCGAGTCCGACCGCAACGACCCCCGCACGGTCGCCCCGACCGCCGTCGGCGGGCTGGGGATGACGGCGCAGTGGGCCGACGACGTCCACCACGCCCTGCACGCCTACCTCACCGGCGAGCGGCACGGGTACTACACAGACTTCGGCGCGCCGGAGACCCTTTCCCGGGCGTTGACCGAGGTGTTCGTGCACGCCGGCACCTTCTCCACCTTCCGCGGCCGGGACTGGGGCGCGCCGGTCCCGCCCGAGGTGGACGGGCGCCGGTTCGTCGTCTTCGCCCAGGACCACGACCAGGTGGGCAACCGCGCGCTGGGCGACCGGCCCAGCGCGGTGCTGGACGACGGCCAGCTGGCGGCGGCGGCCGCGCTCGTCCTGCTCGCCCCATACACCCCGATGCTGTTCATGGGCGAGGAGTGGGGCGCCCGCACCCCGTTCCAGTACTTCACCGACCACGCCGAGCCCGAGCTCGCCGCCGCGGTCCGGGAGGGCCGCACCGCCGAGTTCGGCGCGCACGGCTGGGCCGAGCTCTACGGCGGGGACGTCACAGTGCCCGACCCGCAGTCCCCGGCCACGGTCGCCGCGTCCCGGCTGGACTGGGCCGAGCCGGCCGAGCCGCGCGGGGAACGGCTGCTGGGCTGGTACCGGGACCTCATCGCGCTGCGCCGCGCCGAGCCGGACCTCGCCAGCGGGGACCGCTCGGCCACCGCGGCGGACGTGAGCGAGGAGAGCGTGCTGCTGCGCCGGGGGAGCTTCCTGGTCGCCGCGCCCACCGGCGACGGCGGCCAGACCCTGCCGCTGCCCGGTGGGGCCGACGTCGTGCTCGCCTTCGGCGGCGCCGAGGTCCGGGACGGGCAGGTCGTCCTGGACCGGCACGCGGTGGCGGTGCTGCGGCTGCGGTGA
- a CDS encoding iron chelate uptake ABC transporter family permease subunit: protein MPAETVRTGAAPAADGRRSADDAPAGPAAGTHPGRVVAVLAVAAVAVLILFLTLGALDALDLILPLRAGRVAAMVVVGVAIAVSTVLFQTVTENRILTPAIMGFDSLYALIQTAAVFFLGATTVNGLAPTGRFAVEVAAMLVFSTALFRWIFGGPRRSLHLVVLVGIVFGVLFRSLATFLQRVIDPNEYLTVADRLFASFSAPDPTLLLVCTAVVALVCAWAWTRRRDLDVLALGRAHAVALGVDHRRLTMAVLLVSALLVSVSTALVGPITFFGLLVANLAYQVAGTHRHAYVLPVAALLAVITLVGGQAVLEHVFGLDTVLSVVIEFLGGLVFIVLLVRGGTR, encoded by the coding sequence GTGCCCGCTGAGACCGTCCGCACCGGCGCCGCGCCCGCCGCCGACGGCCGCCGCAGCGCCGACGACGCTCCGGCAGGGCCGGCCGCCGGGACCCACCCGGGCCGGGTGGTGGCGGTGCTGGCGGTGGCCGCCGTCGCCGTCCTGATCCTCTTCCTCACCCTCGGCGCGCTGGACGCGCTCGACCTGATCCTGCCGCTGCGGGCCGGGCGGGTGGCGGCCATGGTGGTGGTCGGCGTCGCGATCGCGGTCTCCACCGTGCTGTTCCAGACGGTGACCGAGAACCGCATCCTCACCCCGGCGATCATGGGCTTCGACTCCCTCTACGCCCTGATCCAGACCGCCGCCGTCTTCTTCCTCGGGGCGACGACGGTGAACGGGCTGGCGCCGACCGGCCGGTTCGCGGTGGAGGTGGCGGCCATGCTCGTCTTCTCCACCGCGCTGTTCCGGTGGATCTTCGGCGGGCCCCGGCGCAGCCTGCACCTGGTGGTGCTGGTCGGCATCGTCTTCGGGGTCCTCTTCCGGTCCCTGGCCACGTTCCTGCAGCGGGTCATCGACCCCAACGAGTACCTCACCGTCGCCGACCGGCTCTTCGCCTCCTTCAGCGCCCCGGACCCCACCCTGCTCCTCGTCTGCACCGCCGTGGTGGCCCTGGTCTGCGCCTGGGCGTGGACCCGGCGGCGCGACCTGGACGTCCTCGCGCTGGGCCGCGCGCACGCCGTCGCCCTGGGCGTGGACCACCGGCGGCTGACCATGGCGGTCCTGCTCGTCTCCGCCCTGCTGGTGTCCGTCTCGACGGCGCTGGTCGGCCCGATCACCTTCTTCGGCCTGCTGGTGGCGAACCTGGCCTACCAGGTGGCCGGCACGCACCGGCACGCCTACGTGCTGCCGGTCGCCGCGCTGCTCGCGGTGATCACCCTGGTCGGCGGGCAGGCGGTGCTGGAGCACGTGTTCGGGCTGGACACCGTGCTGTCGGTCGTCATCGAGTTCCTCGGCGGGCTCGTGTTCATCGTCCTGCTCGTTCGTGGAGGTACCCGGTGA
- a CDS encoding ABC transporter permease: MTATAHPGTGRAVDGPAPGPATPAPAVAGGLVRPADGDPVRRSDGGRVRLADGGPAGSAHGSSTRPADGGQPQPRPSRLRLRLGLLAATAGVAVLAGVSLFVGATEVSVGDVLAGDLTAAQAQTLVSSRVPRTLSILLAGSAIAIVGLVMQLLVRNKFVEPSTAGTTESAGLGLLVVTLVAPALPLVGKMAVATVFALAGTMLFLAILRRIQLRSVVVVPLVGMMLAGVIGSVSTFLAYRNDMLHTLSTWMTGDFSGVIRGRYELLWIVGGCAVVAYLAANRFTVAGLGEELTTNLGLSYRAVMALGLSIVAVTSAVVVVVVGGLPFLGLVVPNIVSLAMGDYLRRSLPWVALLGAGFVLACDIVGRTVIHPAEVPIGVVVGVVGSAVFLYLLLRRPSGAR, encoded by the coding sequence GTGACCGCCACCGCCCACCCCGGCACCGGGCGCGCGGTCGACGGCCCCGCACCCGGTCCGGCCACGCCTGCGCCCGCCGTCGCCGGCGGCCTCGTCCGTCCCGCCGACGGCGACCCGGTGCGTCGATCCGACGGCGGCCGGGTCCGGCTTGCCGACGGCGGCCCGGCGGGGTCGGCCCACGGCAGCTCGACGCGTCCGGCCGACGGCGGCCAGCCGCAGCCCCGGCCCAGCCGGCTGCGGCTCCGCCTGGGCCTGCTCGCCGCCACGGCGGGGGTCGCGGTCCTGGCCGGCGTCAGCCTCTTCGTCGGGGCCACCGAGGTGAGCGTGGGCGACGTCCTCGCCGGCGACCTCACCGCCGCCCAGGCCCAGACCCTGGTGTCCTCCCGGGTGCCGCGCACGCTGTCCATCCTGCTGGCCGGGTCCGCGATCGCGATCGTCGGCCTGGTCATGCAGCTGCTCGTGCGGAACAAGTTCGTCGAGCCCTCCACGGCCGGCACGACGGAGTCCGCCGGGCTGGGCCTGCTCGTGGTCACCCTGGTCGCGCCGGCGCTGCCGCTGGTGGGGAAGATGGCGGTCGCCACCGTCTTCGCCCTGGCCGGCACGATGCTGTTCCTGGCGATCCTGCGCCGGATCCAGCTGCGCTCGGTCGTCGTCGTGCCGCTGGTCGGCATGATGCTCGCCGGCGTCATCGGCTCGGTCTCCACCTTCCTGGCCTACCGCAACGACATGCTGCACACCCTCTCCACCTGGATGACCGGGGACTTCTCCGGGGTCATCCGGGGCCGGTACGAGCTGCTGTGGATCGTCGGCGGGTGCGCCGTCGTCGCCTACCTGGCCGCCAACCGGTTCACCGTCGCCGGCCTGGGGGAGGAGCTGACCACCAACCTGGGCCTGAGCTACCGGGCGGTGATGGCGCTGGGCCTGTCGATCGTCGCCGTGACGAGCGCCGTCGTCGTGGTCGTCGTCGGCGGGCTGCCCTTCCTCGGGCTGGTGGTGCCGAACATCGTCAGCCTGGCGATGGGGGACTACCTGCGCCGCTCCCTGCCCTGGGTGGCGCTCCTCGGCGCCGGGTTCGTGCTCGCCTGCGACATCGTCGGCCGCACCGTCATCCACCCGGCGGAGGTCCCGATCGGGGTGGTCGTCGGCGTGGTCGGGTCCGCCGTCTTCCTCTACCTGCTGCTCCGGAGGCCGAGCGGTGCCCGCTGA
- the treY gene encoding malto-oligosyltrehalose synthase, translating into MSTYRLQLGPDLTFAGAAAALPYLDALGVTDLYLSPVLQAAPGSTHGYDVVDHSRISDVLGGRAGLEALAAAAHARGMGVVVDVVPNHMAVPTPAWHNRALWSVLKHGPDSPYATWFDIDVGGGEGVLMPVLGARVGTVLAAGELTVGTAVVPTEPDAGEQPVLRYYYHVFPVRAGTEQLPLAELLERQHYRLAYWRVADEELNYRRFFDVGTLAAVRVEDPEVFAATHALLLALLADGVIDALRIDHPDGLADPRGYFRRLHEATGGAWVAAEKILEGGEQLPADWPVAGTTGYDAAWRLGALQVEPAGALPLGGLLAELTGDVPGALPAEVERSKRQVVSTSLYAEVHRLATQLHELCHADIRLRDHTFRSLFECVAELVVAMDRYRAYVVPGESAPAGAEAVLRDAADRARARLEPDRHETLDVVLDLLLGKEVGSAGRSHEARRGEAIVRFQQVCGAVTAKGVEDTAFYRWTHLVSLCEVGADAERFGLGADELHAWVQETAAAWPVTMTAGSTHDTKRGEDVRARIGVLSQHAEEWVALVHDLRTATEPLRPADLDGRTENLLWQTLAGTWTPAGPIEADRLRAYLTKAAREQKTWTSWTAPAADREAELVGFADALLQDDGVRAAFDGWVASTGPAVRAAVLGTKLLQLTILGVADVYQGTEVTRTSLVDPDNRRPVDFAALAGALARLDDGAAPVGLDEEKLQLTAAALRLRRARPGAFVGAGAGYEPLPTTSGHAVALARTDGDGPQVVAVATRLAHVLDRLGGFGEHTVVLPPGRWRGALTGATYDGGAHRLADLLAARPVALLERVG; encoded by the coding sequence CTCCAGCTCGGCCCGGACCTGACCTTCGCCGGTGCCGCCGCCGCGCTGCCCTACCTGGACGCCCTCGGCGTCACCGACCTCTACCTCTCCCCCGTGCTGCAGGCCGCGCCGGGCTCCACCCACGGCTACGACGTCGTGGACCACTCCCGGATCAGCGACGTCCTCGGCGGGCGCGCCGGCCTGGAGGCCCTGGCCGCCGCCGCACACGCGCGCGGGATGGGCGTCGTCGTCGACGTCGTGCCCAACCACATGGCCGTGCCCACCCCGGCCTGGCACAACCGGGCGCTGTGGTCGGTGCTCAAGCACGGCCCGGACTCCCCCTACGCCACCTGGTTCGACATCGACGTCGGCGGCGGGGAGGGCGTGCTGATGCCCGTCCTGGGCGCCCGGGTGGGCACCGTGCTGGCGGCCGGGGAGCTCACCGTGGGCACCGCCGTCGTGCCCACCGAGCCCGACGCCGGCGAGCAGCCGGTGCTGCGCTACTACTACCACGTCTTCCCCGTCCGGGCCGGCACCGAGCAGCTCCCGCTCGCCGAGCTCCTCGAGCGCCAGCACTACCGGCTGGCCTACTGGCGGGTGGCGGACGAGGAGCTGAACTACCGCCGGTTCTTCGACGTCGGCACCCTCGCCGCGGTCCGGGTGGAGGACCCCGAGGTCTTCGCCGCCACCCACGCCCTGCTGCTCGCGCTGCTCGCCGACGGCGTCATCGACGCCCTGCGGATCGACCACCCGGACGGCCTGGCGGACCCCCGCGGCTACTTCCGCCGCCTCCACGAGGCCACCGGCGGGGCGTGGGTCGCCGCCGAGAAGATCCTCGAGGGCGGCGAGCAGCTCCCGGCGGACTGGCCGGTGGCCGGCACCACCGGCTACGACGCCGCCTGGCGGCTCGGCGCGCTGCAGGTCGAGCCGGCCGGCGCGCTGCCGCTGGGCGGGCTGCTGGCCGAGCTCACCGGGGACGTCCCCGGCGCCCTGCCGGCGGAGGTCGAGCGGTCCAAGCGGCAGGTCGTCAGCACCTCCCTCTACGCCGAGGTGCACCGCCTGGCCACCCAGCTGCACGAGCTGTGCCACGCCGACATCCGGCTGCGCGACCACACCTTCCGGTCCCTGTTCGAGTGCGTCGCCGAGCTGGTCGTGGCGATGGACCGCTACCGCGCCTACGTCGTGCCCGGCGAGAGCGCCCCGGCCGGCGCCGAGGCGGTGCTCCGCGACGCCGCCGACCGGGCCCGGGCCCGGCTCGAGCCGGACCGGCACGAGACCCTCGACGTCGTGCTCGACCTCCTGCTCGGCAAGGAGGTGGGCAGCGCCGGGCGCAGCCACGAGGCCCGCCGCGGCGAGGCGATCGTGCGCTTCCAGCAGGTCTGCGGGGCGGTGACGGCCAAGGGGGTGGAGGACACCGCCTTCTACCGCTGGACCCACCTGGTCAGCCTGTGCGAGGTGGGCGCGGACGCCGAGCGGTTCGGGCTCGGCGCCGACGAGCTGCACGCCTGGGTCCAGGAGACCGCCGCCGCCTGGCCGGTGACGATGACCGCCGGGTCCACCCACGACACCAAGCGCGGGGAGGACGTCCGCGCCCGGATCGGGGTGCTGTCCCAGCACGCCGAGGAGTGGGTGGCGCTGGTCCACGACCTGCGCACCGCCACCGAGCCGCTGCGCCCGGCGGACCTGGACGGGCGCACCGAGAACCTGCTCTGGCAGACCCTGGCCGGGACCTGGACGCCGGCCGGGCCGATCGAGGCCGACCGGCTGCGGGCGTACCTGACCAAGGCGGCGCGGGAGCAGAAGACCTGGACCTCCTGGACCGCGCCGGCGGCGGACCGGGAGGCCGAGCTGGTCGGCTTCGCCGACGCGCTGCTCCAGGACGACGGCGTCCGGGCCGCGTTCGACGGCTGGGTCGCCAGCACCGGGCCCGCGGTCCGCGCGGCGGTGCTCGGCACCAAGCTGCTCCAGCTCACGATCCTCGGCGTCGCCGACGTCTACCAGGGCACCGAGGTCACCCGCACCTCGCTGGTGGACCCGGACAACCGGCGCCCGGTGGACTTCGCCGCCCTGGCCGGGGCGCTGGCCCGGCTGGACGACGGCGCCGCCCCGGTGGGCCTGGACGAGGAGAAGCTCCAGCTCACCGCCGCGGCGCTGCGGCTGCGCCGCGCCCGGCCGGGCGCGTTCGTCGGCGCGGGCGCCGGGTACGAGCCGCTGCCGACCACCTCCGGCCACGCCGTCGCCCTGGCCCGCACCGACGGCGACGGCCCGCAGGTGGTCGCCGTCGCCACCCGGCTCGCCCACGTGCTGGACCGCCTCGGCGGGTTCGGCGAGCACACCGTCGTCCTGCCGCCGGGACGGTGGCGCGGCGCGCTCACCGGGGCCACCTACGACGGCGGCGCCCACCGCCTGGCGGACCTGCTCGCCGCCCGGCCGGTCGCCCTGCTGGAGCGGGTCGGATGA
- a CDS encoding Fic family protein yields the protein MLRNKFTTPSKPHGETDPDKLRTMEEAITALRMRELAESPVKGQFDYDHMKAIHHYVFQDVYEWAGQERVAPVGQFMTKDGHTYYGAGPHLTEAAEQQYARLAQKDLLRGLGHQEFVEELAESWGELNVIHSFREGNTRTQFVFFSQLAEQAGYRLDTAQFAPGSTLRDEFVAARFHSQDTGRNDRLADVLRRGVIPS from the coding sequence GTGCTGAGGAACAAGTTCACGACGCCGAGCAAGCCGCACGGTGAGACGGACCCCGACAAGCTGCGCACGATGGAGGAAGCCATCACGGCCCTGCGGATGCGCGAGCTGGCCGAGTCTCCGGTGAAGGGCCAGTTCGACTACGACCACATGAAAGCGATCCACCACTACGTGTTCCAGGACGTCTACGAGTGGGCGGGGCAGGAGCGTGTCGCCCCGGTGGGGCAGTTCATGACGAAGGACGGCCACACCTACTACGGGGCAGGCCCGCACCTGACCGAGGCCGCCGAGCAGCAGTACGCGCGCCTCGCGCAGAAGGACCTGCTGCGCGGCCTGGGGCATCAGGAGTTCGTCGAGGAGCTCGCGGAGAGCTGGGGCGAGCTGAACGTCATCCACAGCTTCCGGGAGGGCAACACCCGCACGCAGTTCGTGTTCTTCTCCCAGCTCGCCGAGCAGGCCGGCTATCGACTCGACACAGCACAGTTCGCACCGGGCTCCACGCTGCGCGACGAGTTCGTCGCGGCGCGCTTCCACAGCCAGGACACCGGCCGCAATGACCGGCTGGCGGATGTGCTCCGGCGAGGTGTCATCCCGTCTTGA
- a CDS encoding siderophore ABC transporter substrate-binding protein: MSTLVRRAAVAVVLVSALAACSAGGSAEAEPPAEGESAEPSTITVEHAQGSTEVPADPERVAVFDMGALDTLDTLDVDVVGVPKASVPSFLEEYTGEEYTDVGTLFEPDYEALARLDPDLVVVGFRSAAAYPELSKSYPTVDVTFDSTDFLAGLEESAGTLGEIFGKEDEVAEALAGIDQRVEEIRPAGEAAGTGMVLQTSGGEVTMNGAASRFGLIFTVLGVAEAAPDVASDPHGEVVSFEVVRDANPDWLFVNDRDAAIGETGGQAAEQILDNELVAATTAWQQDQVVYLDGERWYIVMHGLSNVEAMIDEVGQALGA; encoded by the coding sequence GTGAGCACCCTCGTGCGCCGCGCCGCCGTCGCCGTCGTCCTCGTCTCTGCCCTCGCGGCCTGCTCCGCCGGCGGCAGCGCCGAGGCGGAGCCGCCCGCGGAGGGCGAGAGCGCCGAGCCCAGCACCATCACCGTCGAGCACGCCCAGGGCAGCACCGAGGTGCCGGCCGACCCCGAGCGCGTCGCGGTCTTCGACATGGGCGCCCTGGACACCCTCGACACCCTCGACGTCGACGTCGTCGGGGTCCCCAAGGCCAGCGTGCCCTCCTTCCTGGAGGAGTACACCGGCGAGGAGTACACCGACGTCGGCACGCTGTTCGAGCCGGACTACGAGGCCCTGGCCCGCCTCGACCCCGACCTCGTCGTGGTCGGGTTCCGCTCCGCCGCGGCCTACCCCGAGCTGAGCAAGAGCTACCCGACCGTGGACGTCACCTTCGACTCCACCGACTTCCTCGCCGGCCTGGAGGAGAGCGCCGGCACGCTGGGGGAGATCTTCGGCAAGGAGGACGAGGTCGCCGAGGCCCTCGCCGGCATCGACCAGCGGGTCGAGGAGATCCGCCCGGCCGGGGAGGCGGCCGGCACCGGGATGGTGCTGCAGACCTCCGGCGGCGAGGTCACCATGAACGGGGCCGCGTCCCGCTTCGGCCTCATCTTCACGGTGCTCGGCGTGGCCGAGGCCGCCCCGGACGTCGCCAGCGACCCGCACGGGGAGGTCGTCTCCTTCGAGGTGGTCCGGGACGCCAACCCCGACTGGCTCTTCGTCAACGACCGCGACGCCGCCATCGGCGAGACCGGCGGCCAGGCCGCCGAGCAGATCCTGGACAACGAGCTGGTCGCGGCCACCACCGCCTGGCAGCAGGACCAGGTCGTCTACCTGGACGGGGAGCGCTGGTACATCGTCATGCACGGCCTGTCCAACGTCGAGGCCATGATCGACGAGGTCGGCCAGGCGCTGGGCGCGTGA
- a CDS encoding carboxylate--amine ligase: protein MPSTTETGVRPIILGGDIGAYATARTFHERFGVRSVVLAGVATWAVRRSVAVDHRVVPGLDDPATMVRAVRDVLAEAPGRPHLLLGSADWLVEALVAHRAELAELAELAEAIVPYPDAATLDRVTDKGRFTALCTELGLPVPRTVVLQAGDGGAAAAGLTFPVVVKAASTADFHEVAFPGKRKVDRAEDPAELTAVLDRIAAAGYSGELVVQEYVPGPDAEMAAVNLFFGPDGDWRFAQFGRVLLEEHTPGALGNSVAQVTGTNPDVVAQARRLLEHVGWRGFANLDLKRDPRDGVYRFLELNPRVGRSGYAVTASGYDVGQMYVDAFVDHRAVAPVIGTAEHLFHVVPVPLVTRYLSAADAAVVRRLARSGAATNPLLYRAERDPRRWLEIAAAQANQVRKFARYHPGPVRRRQS, encoded by the coding sequence ATGCCCAGCACCACCGAGACCGGTGTCCGCCCGATCATCCTCGGCGGGGACATCGGCGCCTACGCCACCGCCCGGACGTTCCACGAGCGGTTCGGCGTCCGCTCCGTGGTGCTCGCCGGGGTGGCGACCTGGGCGGTACGCCGCTCGGTCGCCGTCGACCACCGCGTGGTGCCCGGCCTGGACGACCCGGCGACCATGGTGCGCGCGGTGCGGGACGTGCTCGCGGAGGCGCCGGGGCGCCCGCACCTGCTCCTCGGCAGCGCCGACTGGCTCGTCGAGGCGCTCGTCGCCCACCGCGCCGAGCTCGCCGAGCTCGCCGAGCTCGCCGAGGCCATCGTGCCCTACCCCGACGCGGCCACCCTCGACCGCGTCACCGACAAGGGCCGGTTCACCGCGCTGTGCACCGAGCTGGGGCTCCCGGTGCCGCGCACCGTCGTGCTCCAGGCCGGCGACGGCGGCGCCGCCGCGGCCGGGCTGACCTTCCCCGTCGTCGTCAAGGCCGCGTCCACCGCGGACTTCCACGAGGTGGCCTTCCCGGGCAAGCGGAAGGTGGACCGGGCGGAGGACCCGGCCGAGCTGACCGCCGTGCTGGACCGGATCGCCGCCGCCGGGTACAGCGGGGAGCTGGTGGTCCAGGAGTACGTCCCCGGCCCGGACGCGGAGATGGCGGCGGTGAACCTGTTCTTCGGCCCGGACGGGGACTGGCGGTTCGCGCAGTTCGGCCGGGTGCTGCTGGAGGAGCACACGCCCGGCGCACTGGGCAACTCCGTCGCGCAGGTCACCGGGACGAACCCCGACGTCGTGGCCCAGGCGCGCCGGCTGCTGGAGCACGTCGGCTGGCGCGGGTTCGCCAACCTGGACCTCAAGCGCGACCCGCGGGACGGGGTGTACCGCTTCCTCGAGCTCAACCCGCGGGTGGGCCGCAGCGGCTACGCGGTCACCGCCTCCGGCTACGACGTCGGGCAGATGTACGTCGACGCGTTCGTCGACCACCGGGCCGTGGCACCGGTGATCGGCACGGCCGAGCACCTCTTCCACGTGGTGCCGGTGCCGCTGGTGACCCGGTACCTCTCGGCCGCGGACGCCGCCGTCGTCCGGCGCCTGGCCCGCTCCGGCGCGGCCACCAACCCGTTGCTCTACCGGGCGGAGCGCGACCCGCGGCGGTGGCTGGAGATCGCCGCGGCGCAGGCCAACCAGGTCCGCAAGTTCGCCCGGTACCACCCGGGGCCCGTTCGGCGTCGACAGTCCTGA